TGGATTAatcaaaaataatcaaaatgttGGATTAATTTTGGCTAATGGctaaaaggttggattattaaaagtaatttttcctaaattattttaaactttaacaTAATTTTATCAAAAGTTACATGCTACCTTAATATTTTGAGCTTTTGATAAAATTTACTCAACCTTTACCTTAAAACGCTTCTACCGAACACGAGAACACATTCTAAGGTCCTGTTTGGTTAGACCTTTTGGAATGGGTTGGAATAATGAGTTAAAATCCATTCAACTCATATTATTGTTTGGTTGTGGACTTTTGGTATGGAACCTCATACCAAAGGCGTTCTAATTCCACCCTAAATCCCTGAAATCTCATGCTCATCTCACCCCCTAAGATTCAATATCCATTTGATCCATGATTCAAACCCTAACTcacgagagaggagagagaagcatCAATATCACTTTGGATCCAACCACCCCACACCTTTCTTCTTCTCCGGCACAGACCAAAGGCCAAGCCTCCATCCCAGAAGCTGACGACCCATCACCGGTCTCCTTCTCTGGCTTGGGTGCTGAACAAGGGACGTTAATTGTACCGCTTTAATTATCGTTGCTATTGCAATTGGAATATCGACATTGCTGGATtgatttttttggaatttaGGTTGAATATGTAATACTCCGTACTTGTTTTGTCGGAGAGGAGAAAAATGCTTATTGCAACAGGAGTTGATGTTTCATTCCATGTTTAATTTTTACTAGTACAGAACTCGTGCAATTGCACGGATTTATAAGTCTATACTAATGTTTTGAACAAAATAACTTGAATGAGTGATGTTATTTAACTATTTCATATATAAAGTGACGACTTGcatattatttttaaaagtgACGGATTGTATATAATTTACATAAGATGTTCTCTAGCTCTTTCTttcactttttctttttaatatacTATCTTAACACCATCTAGAACTATTATGGATAATCAACATCAAGATTGTTAGGATTGGTATCCTAATCATACTTTGAATCATTGATAGGGTATAATAAAATCGGTGTATCATATCATTACGATCCTACAAATTTGATAAAAGAAAtattattttgtttaattttttatcGATTGGTTTATCCAATTTTGTTAATAGGTAATGTCAAAATTGCATGTATGTATTTCACATAGTGCAACAACAATTAACTATAAGCAAATACCCATTTATTTCacatcaaaaggtcttgtgcgcactaggtgtacaataaatttattgtacaccaaaataacttttacccatttttttgtaactttaacctaattttgattaacttttatattagtaaaaaaacgttgatagataaacattttaaagagttaaatgattaattttatacattattagtgattttgaagaaataagttttattaaaataaaaaaattatcatttaaaaatagataacttttacatatataagcttaacttttaaacattttgagttaacttttactctagtgtacaatatttattgtacaacccttgtaaataagaatttgtgatttcACATAGTGCAACAAACTGTATGTATGTATCTAAGAAAATTACGGAGCATATATCCTTTAATTATCAAAACAACTTTTTTTtagattttagtttcttttagtGGTTAAACATTTTTTTGTGCTAATGAGCCATGGGTACATTATAAATTACAACGGGGAAGGGTTAATTCAAACCTGTGACATATCATACACAAGACCGTAATAATATCTTTACCACCAAGCCAATATCCCAATACCTATTTTCCTCCGTATGTCAAAAACAACTAATTGAGTAATATTTCAATCAATGTCATAATTATCTATTGAGGTTCTTTGCTATGATTATAAGATTGGTCACATACTTGCATAAATGACAGAGTGGAGGGGtcaaaagattaaaaaaaaatgaaaatactttgtacttcctccattttttttataattgcaccCTCTtagatttcacgcttgccaatgcactattttaaccattaatatatctcattatacatttttaaaaaattataaaatttgataatttaaaagtatatttcgagacgaatctaacaagatcccacatgaatatatttttctttatatataaatcacaaaaaataactatataagaatatgtgaGTAGTGTCAAAAcctaagatggtgcaattaaaaaaaaatggaggaagtatataaatgGTAGGTTTGGATAAGATATATACTCATGTTTGGGATATTAAAGTTTGGGATAAGATACTCCTGTTTCTTTTGTTTACAATACTAATTTACAATAAACTTCAATCATaatccatatgaataaacattcgtgcatcgcacgggcttaaaTCTAGTATCTTATATTTGTATCCTTCGTCCCTTATTACAGAGTACTACTTATTCCATTATTCAATATTGCCATAGATTGATACTTCGTATCTTAGTTACTTTGGATAGTTCATCTTTTAAATCAATTGTCGATATTCAAAGGATTTGAAACACTTCTCGGTCAAACATACCGGTTATGGACTTCCGCTTTCATCTTTTACGGTTACTTTGACCTTGTACATGTCGTTcatatatataatttattttaaaaaagtaTTAATGTGCATACcacaaataaataatatatattaatttaatcaaaaataaaaagatagaagGATGAAATTGTGAGTCATAAGATGAAATTGCTACTCATCTAATTATGAGTCATAAAATGAAATTGCTAATTATGAGTTATAAGATGAAATTGCTACTCATCTTTAATAAGAGGACACTAAAGTACAAAATATGTATACAGCCTTACAGAATTATTAGTGGACAAACTATGATcatttgaagaaataatcagtAGCCTAAGGTAATTCTCATTAAAAATTGGGGTTGTTGAGAATGTTGAAATTGGGCTAGTTTCAATATTTTGTGAAGCCCAATAAAGTCATCAGCCCAATTTGGATAACTGGCCCCAATCAGTGGATAAGGTCTAGAATCAATTGAAAGAATGACATTGAAGATGAAAAATGCATTAACGAATGGATGGGCCTCATTGATTGTATTGTCTAATAGGCTTTCAGGACAGTATTAGGAGATTACAAATAAAGAAAATTGAGCTTTATTAAAGAAGTGTCAACCCTCAATCTTAAATAATAATATCCTCTATACACTAGTTCCAATATGTTGCCATTGCTTTACTACACATATCCTCAATTATGTCACATGGACATCTCCCAAAATACATCTCTTCGTTGCCTTGTCCCAAATATTCTCCATGACTTCGTTTGGTAGAACCTGAATTTATCGAAACTTAATTTATGTAAGCTTATTGAACTTGATAATCTGACCGATTTGGTTGGATTTGATTTAAACTTATTCGTCATGATTAGATTTTATTGCAAGAGAACAACTTGAGAGATTAAAATTAATAGGACATGATTCTTGCCTTGATATATTGGACCCGTATTTTTTAAAGGGGATATCTTCAATATTAATAGAATTTTAAATGCGACATTGAAGTACAATTACAATTCTGTAAGGGACTAAAAACTTTCATAATCGACTATCCATCCAAACTTAGGCCTTGTCTTGTTCATCTTTTTTCCACACATTTCAGGAgaaataagttcagttcaggaaaAAAAATGGTTGCGCAAGTACTAAAATAATTTTTGATAAGTTAAGATacgtaaaaaaaaatggaaatcaAGTGAATATAATACACCATACATCTCAAAATGGCTCTCATACAATACAATCATGCTCCATACTTAGGCCCTATTCTTCTGAACTTTAtttggctgaactgaactgaactgaactgaactaaactgaactgaactgaactaaacttaatggagctgaactgaactgaactgaactcaatggagctgaactgaactgaattgaacttaactgaacttaatggagctgaactagGGATGGAAATGAGTGGGATTTGGATCGGGTGGAGCATCACCCGCATCCATCACCCGCTTTCATCCGCTCCACCCAGTCCATCCGTCACCCGCTTTTCTCATCACCCGCATTCCGTCCATCCATCACCCGCGGGTGAACCGGGTGGATCGGGTGATATTCGGGTGAAAACTATTAACCACTACAAATTCACCATCTAAGAATATGCATAATAATTAACCAAAGAAAAATTCTTATATACCTACATTTACTACCGAAACATATAATTGTTTCTCATCATGCATAACTTGTAACCCAAAAAGAGTAAACAAACACTAACTTTAATAAATAATGGATTTACTaacacatttttatgtttaaaaaaatataaaaataatatatataaaataaatgggTGATAGATCGGGTGATAAACGGGTGGTGGGTCGGGTGATGGATGAAAAAACATCACCCGCATCCGACCCGCATCCATCACCCGCTTTTCATCCATTTATTTCGGATTTTCATCTGTTTAATTAGAGCGGGTGACCGGGTTATTGGATCATCCACTGGATATTTCCATccctaaactgaactgaactgaacttaatgaagctgaactgaactgaacgaactgaactgaacgaactgaactgaactgaatggaactgCAAAAAAGTCCAAAAGAACATGGCCTTAATTATGTACCCATAATCTCACATATAATATGAAATTAATTTGTTATGAAGTAAACTATTCACCATCCCAttacatgaaaagaaaatataataaggttataaataaatgttacgATACAATTTCTCATCATCCATAATGTTTTGACTTAGTGGTTTACACTAAATTTTATATGCGATAAGTCACACCTTTGAATCTCTCTCGTAGTCTCGTCCTTGCCCCTTTATAACTTGTATTGCCTTTATTACTCATTCCTGTCATTCCGGATAAAATATCATGTGTCTCTACAACTTTTAATTCGCAAAAAGATAGTTGGGAAAATAATAGTTAAAAGAAATGATTTGTATAAAAACTCAAAATGTAGTGGATCCCCCTTTCACATTTCTTTGTGTTGTTGCAAGTTGAGTGGTTACATTACAGGTAAAATATATTTGAACATCATCTCTGTTCTGTTAATCTCTTTTGCACGTTTCAATTAAAATCGGGCATCTTTAACCTTTATTCCATGATCCTTACATTTTGCTCATATTCTTTGCGTATACTCCTGGATTCAATCACTCACATCATCAACTTTTCCAAGCTATCATCATCTTTTACtttgttctttaattttttttgtgtttaCCCCTTTTAATTGTTCTTTGTTTAATTTTCTTAATCAGGACATAAATATCCtgtgatttttggaaattttttCTGGGTTCTGAAAATTGGATGAAATTTTGAGTTAGTTGAGAAATGGGAAGGCTTTTTGTGGTCAATTTGGAAGGGAGGATCTACAGTTGCAAGTACTGTAGGACCCATCTTGCTGTCACTGAAGATATCGTTTCCAAGGTCTCATCCCtttcaatttgtttttttttttttttttttttttttcttttttgaaaaataaattatattctATTGATTTTGGAATTGGGTTAATCTTTGGTTTGTATGATCATTGCTGGCCTGCTGGGTTTTCAGGTTTTGGGTTGTTTTTATGTTAATGGTTTACTTAATCAGTTTTATCTGGAATTCTGGGATATATGAATATCTAAAACTCATGATAATTCTGGGTTACTTTGTGTAGTTTAATGATTCAATTTGAGATTGATAATTCTTTTTGTGTTAGCAGTTTTTTTTATCATATTTGTTACGTTGCTAGTTTCCCTGTATTCTTTACTTATACTTGATAATACTAGGATTTAAAGTTTTGGGATATGAAATGATTAATTGATTAGTAGTGTGTTATTGAATAATTAGTAGTATCATAAAGGAAACCAATTTGCTATAGTATTGCAATTAGGAAATGCTGGTTTTTTTTGGGTTCCCTGGAAGTTGTTTGGGAGCCTTGGTTGCATTATGCAGCAACTTCGTTCTTGCTGTACTGTCTGTAGAATGCTATTGCTGGATATTTTGTGGCGGTTTTTTGGGATGTTTCTAGGATCAGAAGGGACTGGTATAGTTACAATCATGTGAATTTTatcaattgcttgttggtttagtggtgattggggctgaacttggtagggagaacacgtgttcgatcccccgcaacaacaattgggaggggactggccggaacctaaccacccagaactcgccttgaatccggattagccctaagggtgaaccgggtgctaacaccaaaaaaaaaaaacaatcatgTGAATTTTATTCTTGTCGACCTTATCTTTTGATTGTTCTTGGAGGTGATTCTCTTgattaatcatttaaaacaGGCTGCATTTAGTCATGATAATCATCTAGTTTCACACTCTAGTCACTCGACACTCTAGTCATTCTACACCATGAGAGTTTAAAAGTGTTGATTAAAGGATGTGAAGAGTTAGAAAGAATGAGCTGATCGTTCACTGTAAGGCATTGTGGTGATACAACATACAAGGCTGTTTGATTAACTCGTAAATTCATTGAAAGTGGAAAAGTGATTTAAATACAAAATATGATTTACTGCAAGCTTGATATTGATAACGAACAGTCATTGTTTATCCTTGAAACTTTACAACTTCCTATTGCAGATTTGCAGGTATGTTGTTATTGTGTTCTGGACTCTATGAACAAAGTCATTGGTCCATCTTAGTGTGCACCACGGTGTCTGAACATGTAACAGATGCACGGTGTGTTTGATATATGTGCATATTCTGTTTGTGCAGAGATTTGTGCCGTAAAACTGTCATTGTTTTCTGGTACAAATATCTGCTGTTTTCTTTCAACTGTATCCAAAATAAAATTTGTTAGAACTACTAATATACTTGCATTTGATACAATGATTAGATGTTGAAATGGAATTTTTTTGATCTAGTCCATTACCTGACTGCAGTTTTACATGTGTTTTTTTATTCAGTCTTTTCACTCCAAGAACGGGAAGGCTTATCTCTTCCGCAAGGTGTAAGtttcctgaacttatttgaatttgTTTCTTACTCTAAGGAGCTCACAGAAGCAACCGGATATTGAAAAATGTCATAATATAGCTAATTTCACATAATGTTAGTATCATGATTCATGTCAGATGGATGTTGTTATGGTTCGCTAGAAAAGATGATTTTTCCAAATATGTTTGACAGTGTGAATGTGACCCTTGGAGAGAAAGATAATAGAGTGATGATGACTGGGATGCATACTGTGGCTGATATATTCTGTGTGGGATGTGGATCAATTGTGGGATGGAAATATGTAAGCTATATTATGCAGGCTGAAATTCTATCATTTCTCATGTAACGTACGATTGGCCAAATTCATTTAGTTACTGTTGTGGGATGTGATTCTTTCAGGAGACTGCTCATGAAAAGAGCCAGAAGTACAAAGAAGGGAAATCCGTCCTTGAACGGTCAGTAACATTTGTATCATAAAGGACAACCTACCAACACATACATTCTTATTGTTTAATGTTTATGGCCTCGAATGATTATGAAATGTTTATGGTTGAGCAGGTTGAAGGTATTCGTCCCTGATGGTAGCAACTATTGGGTTGCTCATGAAGCACATGTTGGTGGCAGTGACACGGATGTTGTTTAGTTGCATATTGATTGCAGCCAATTGTACATAATTTAACCCCTTAAAATCTTTCAATTGAACTTGAGGATTCCCAGATTGTTTCGCCACATTAACATAAACGGGAATCCTCCATTGTTTAGGAATTTCTGTATTTATGTATGATGTTCAATCTGTCTGTAAATTATCCCTGTGTCAAAACAATTTATGTTCAATCAACAATCTTTGTGCTTGTTACTTTTGTATTGTGTTTTCTGCAGTTATGGTAATTGCAGCTTCACTGATTTATTTTCTCCGGCGAAGGGGAATCAAATGAATGTATTTTCAAACCAATACTCGAATTTTCCTATTTACAGGGTGACTTTGACGTCTCTTTTGTAGATCTATTGCCAAACTTTTATTCTTTGAACATGTTCCTATATTTCTTGGAAATACGATTTATCCTAATTTTCTATTGATTTTTGTAATAGAGAATTAGAGATAGACTGTACACAAATTTTATAAACAGTcactataaaaaaaata
This sequence is a window from Spinacia oleracea cultivar Varoflay chromosome 1, BTI_SOV_V1, whole genome shotgun sequence. Protein-coding genes within it:
- the LOC110802169 gene encoding protein yippee-like produces the protein MGRLFVVNLEGRIYSCKYCRTHLAVTEDIVSKSFHSKNGKAYLFRKVVNVTLGEKDNRVMMTGMHTVADIFCVGCGSIVGWKYETAHEKSQKYKEGKSVLERLKVFVPDGSNYWVAHEAHVGGSDTDVV